The Apium graveolens cultivar Ventura unplaced genomic scaffold, ASM990537v1 ctg446, whole genome shotgun sequence sequence CCGCGTTATCAGCCCGGATAGTCACTTCATTCAGATTCTTGTTCAACCCGGACAAAGAGTTATCCTTCTCAATGATTTGGTCCCGGAGCCGACTAATCTCAGCATCCTTGTCAGCAACAGAGCTCCGGAAACCCTTAATCTCATTATAAGCAAGAGAGGCGGATCCGGCCATATATCCGCCAAGCTACAAAATACATataaacttagaaaaatattctaagtcaaaatAACACAGTAAACAAGAAGCAAGAAATGAAAGAAAATACCTGACCCCAGAGCCGGGAACACTCCTTCATAGTGGCATCAAATCCGGACTCATTCATCTTACTCCACTGAGCTTGACTCGGAATCCCAGCCATGAAGCGAGCCACCTTCTCCTCCAGCGCCGGACCGTCTTTATCCGGACTATCAACATCAACTGCTTTCCCTTTGCCAGCCCCGGACCCAGATCCAGCTTCATAATTTTCAGCCCTAGGAGGTTTCGACCCAACAGTCCGGAGCCTCTTCCTCCTCCGCCCAGAATCAGCACCCGGAACCTCCCCGATAGGACCCAGATCCTCAAGATTGTCAAACTCATTACCCATATCCAACTCAACATTATGCTCCGGAGTGGATTGGTTCACATGAACTTCAACCTCCGGATTGGGAACGGCATTGCTCTGTGACCCCTCCTCGGCCGAGGCGTTCGATCCGGATCCACCAACAGCATTCTTTTTTGGCAACTTGAAAGCCTTGCCCAAACCCTTCAGAGCATCACTATAAGCGGAGGACGACATGTCCGGATTATAATGTGGTAAACCTGCAAGAAGCAAacaaaaaacacaagtcaaaaacaagaagcAGCAACAAATGGGAACAGATAAGAAACATCTAAAAGGTCCGGACAAGAAATAAAACTACTTACAGCCCAGCCTATGCAAAGTTCTATGATTCATAAAGGTGTCTCGGGTCATCTGGAAACCCAGACATTCACAAAATGCAAAAATTAACCGGAGAGCTTCACCCCGGAGCACATCCCTGCGGAAGCGAGTCCGGACTCCTTCCGAAGCTATATGGGGTAGATAGTGCAAGTCCAAACCCCGGAGCATGATCAACTCACCATTCCAAAACTTCAGCGAAG is a genomic window containing:
- the LOC141701861 gene encoding uncharacterized protein LOC141701861, translated to MSSSAYSDALKGLGKAFKLPKKNAVGGSGSNASAEEGSQSNAVPNPEVEVHVNQSTPEHNVELDMGNEFDNLEDLGPIGEVPGADSGRRRKRLRTVGSKPPRAENYEAGSGSGAGKGKAVDVDSPDKDGPALEEKVARFMAGIPSQAQWSKMNESGFDATMKECSRLWGQLGGYMAGSASLAYNEIKGFRSSVADKDAEISRLRDQIIEKDNSLSGLNKNLNEVTIRADNAEREVSDLKSELAELRRQMSAVRPEAEVIDVFKRSEEYDRALANAGAPEIARCWLVAERHIKTNPEADWDSFVSEFIKAKEDIELGLGEPEPFDGPCPSFIPPSAPDA